Within Romboutsia sp. CE17, the genomic segment TTTTACATAACTACATGCGTTCTCAGTGAAAATACCATTTGGATAGCCATCTTCACCTATTTCAAATGTACCACTATTGAATTGTTTAGAATCTTTATCTAGTCCTAGCATTTCTATAGCTTTAGTGTTTGCTGATAATACATGGCAACAGACTCTTTCAAGTATTACAGGGATTTCTGTAGATATTTTATCTAAATCAAATCTAGTTGGCATTCTGTCACTATCTACAAATAAATCTTGATTCCATCCTTGAGAGTGTAATCCATTTTTTACTCTATCAGGATATTTTTTTATAAAATCTCTACATCTTTCTATCATCTCATCAATTGTTTTACAATCATTTATCTTAACCTGATACATTCTTTCTCCAAAGCTAAGTATGTGCATATGAGAATCATTAAGCCCTGGTATAACTGTATTTCCTTTACAATCTATCCTTTCATCTATGCCAGTATTTTCTAAGATTTCTTCGTTTGTTCCTATTTCTTTGATTATTCCATCTTCTATTAATACTGCTTCTACAAACTTTTCTCTTTCCACATAAACTTTACCATTAAACAATATTGTTTTAATTTTTATTCCCTCCCTAAAAATTCACTTCTATGTGTGATTTATTTTATCTTTTTTTGTTTATTAAAATACATATAGAATAATATACCTATTGCAGGAACTATAAAACCTGCCACTGCACTTATTGGGTCATCAAAGAATGTACTAATAACTAGTCCTATATATATATGACTCCACCTAAAACCCATGCAAGAAGGGCTAAACCATAATTATAATTTGTTCTCTCTAATAACATCCCTAATATTTATAAACTAAAAAAAGCCTTGAGCTAAATACTCAAGACTATATTTTAAATAAGTATAATTTCAAATACAAAAAACATATCTATTATGATAGCCCTTCATAAATAATATTTATGACAGTATTATACATATTCTACATAATACCAACTCTATAACCTTAAAGCATCAGTTACATGTTTCGGCAATATTTCCTTTTGACTTGTTTCTTCGTGCTTACCTCCACAAATCTACTCTTAAATACTGCGACCTCTATCTTTTTTTATTTAGTTTTGTAATTGTTATTCATCATACATCATATTTTAGATGGAGTAAATATTAAAAAATATTTTTTACATAAAAATTATAAATTAGATAAGAAAAAATCCTAATTGGACAAATTGTCGGTTTAGAAAATCTACAAAATAGAGGTATGAAATGGACTTATAAGGGTGCTTTGTTTTGAGTGTTGGGATAGTTTTTGTTATGGAGAATACCACCGTCGTGAACTCATATGGTATTAGATGTTTTTTACTTCAATTTATGAGATTACTTATAATTGGGAAATGACAGAATATTATGTATAATATAATTAAGGTTCGCAATTGTTATATAATGCGATGTATAAATAGAAAATTATAAGGGGGTGGAGAATTAGGGTGGACTTTTTTATAAACTTTGGGATTTTAGGTATAGCATTAATAATTTTAGGAAAATCAAAGATTAGAAAAAATAACCAAACACAAAAACTTAACAATATTAAAATATTAGATAAACTTTTATGCTATATGGAATCAGATATGTTAATGAATATCAATTTAAAATATGGAAAACTCCTGCTGATTACGGGTATAATTGGAGCATTATTTTATAATATTTTAGGTTTACTTATGGTTTTTATAACAGTTTTAATTGTAACTTTCTATCTTGTAAATTTATTTATGAGTGGATATAAATTTTATATTAATATAAAATGACATGTAGAATTTTAATATATTACGAATAATTTATATCAGATTAGATAAATAACCATACCTCTTAATTCAAATTATTGAAAATACTAAGGGATGGTTATTTTTATTATAATATAATACAAAGTTAGCTAACATAGTCTAAAAATAAAAACATGATCCATAGAGTAAAGTACGGTTCTTTACAACAAAACTATTCAATAGTAACATCCTCATCTAATTGACCATCCAATTCACCTGCTAATTTAAAGCCTTGCTTAGCCAGTAAAACAGCTATAATCTCATTTATAACAGCCGCAGCTGCAATTGTTCTTTGAATAATTTGTGCATATTCAGGTGCTGGCTTTATAAGAGTATTAACAGTAATACCTGTAAATATCAACGAAACTCCTGAATGAGGTAGTAGTGTAAGCCCTAAATATTTTTTCATGAAAAAGGGGCGTCGTCATACGACAGCCCCTTTTAATTATATTTCTTTTCTATAAACTACATTTCCATCTATTATAGTCATTAGAGGAAGTATATTTCTAATTTCCATAGGGTCACATGTAAATATGTCCTTATCAAGAACAACCATATCTGCTAGTTGACCTGGTTTTATTCTTCCTTTTTTATCTTCCATAAATTCCATATATGCACTACCTTCAGTATAAGCATCAATTGCAGTGTATATATCTACACATTCATTTGGATAGAATCCACCTTCTGGATATCCCTTTGAGTCTTTACGTGTAACTGCACTATAAATGTTAGGGAATGGGTTACAATCTTCAACTGGTGCATCTGTTCCGTAAGCTATTTTTGCACCAAGATCTTTTAATGTTTTAAATGCATATGAAGTTGATGCTAACTCACTACCACATCTTTTTTCAACAATATGCATGTCATAGTCTAAGAATATTGGTTGATAACTAACAAGTATACCTAAATTTGCTATTCTTTCAAGTAATTCTTTATCTGTTATTTGGCAATGGATTAAAGTATGTCTTAATTTATTTTCTCCATCTATAAATGCTTTTTCATAACTATTTATAGTTTTTTCTACTGCTTCATCTCCAATAACATGAGTTGCTATTTGAATATTAGCTTCTTTTGCCAACTTACAGTACTCATCCATTTCATCAACACTTAACCACTCAATTCCTTTATTACCTGGATCATCATTATATCCATTTCTCATAAGAGCTGTTCTTGCTCCTAAGCTTCCATCTTTGAATATTTTAACTGGACCTAATGAAAGGAATGAATTATTTTTATATTGACCATTTTTATATTCACCATTTTCAATAAACTCTTTGAAATCTTTTGGACTATTAAATGAAACTTGATGTCTATATCTAACAAGGCCTTTATTTTCATTATATATTTTGTGGAACATATTAAAATATGGCTGTGAATCCAGTACAATTGTTCCTATATCATTACTTTGAATACTTGTAATACCATGTTCAATAGCATATTTATTAGCCTCTAAAAACATCTTTTCTCTTTCTTCTATAGAAAATCTAGGAATAATCTCTTTTGCATAACTACATGCGTTTTCAGTGAAAATACCATTTGGATAGCCATCTTCACCTATTTCAAATGTACCACCATTGTATTGTTTAGAATCTTTATCTAGTCCTAGCATTTCTATGGCTTTAGTATTTGTTGTTAATATATGTCCGCAAATTCTTTCAAGTATTACAGGAATTTCTGTAGATATTTTATCTAAATCAAACCTAGTTGGCATTCTGTCACTGTCTACAAATAAATCTTGGTTCCATCCTTGAGAGTGTAATCCATTTTTTACTCTATCAGGATATTTTTTTATAAAATCTCTACATCTTTCTATCATCTCATCAATTGTTTTACAATCATTTATCTTAACTTGATACATTCTCTCTCCAAAGCTAAGTATGTGCATATGAGAATCATTAAGCCCTGGTATAACTGTATTTCCTTTACAGTCTATCTTTTCATCTATACCAGTATTTTTTAAGATTTCT encodes:
- a CDS encoding amidohydrolase: MKTILFNGKVYVEREKFVEAVLIEDGIIKEIGTNEEILKNTGIDEKIDCKGNTVIPGLNDSHMHILSFGERMYQVKINDCKTIDEMIERCRDFIKKYPDRVKNGLHSQGWNQDLFVDSDRMPTRFDLDKISTEIPVILERICGHILTTNTKAIEMLGLDKDSKQYNGGTFEIGEDGYPNGIFTENACSYAKEIIPRFSIEEREKMFLEANKYAIEHGITSIQSNDIGTIVLDSQPYFNMFHKIYNENKGLVRYRHQVSFNSPKDFKEFIENGEYKNGQYKNNSFLSLGPVKIFKDGSLGARTALMRNGYNDDPGNKGIEWLSVDEMDEYCKLAKEANIQIATHVIGDEAVEKTINSYEKAFIDGENKLRHTLIHCQITDKELLERIANLGILVSYQPIFLDYDMHIVEKRCGSELASTSYAFKTLKDLGAKIAYGTDAPVEDCNPFPNIYSAVTRKDSKGYPEGGFYPNECVDIYTAIDAYTEGSAYMEFMEDKKGRIKPGQLADMVVLDKDIFTCDPMEIRNILPLMTIIDGNVVYRKEI